One segment of Anatilimnocola aggregata DNA contains the following:
- a CDS encoding HEAT repeat domain-containing protein — protein sequence MKSARPFRWFTVASFLSLVVLPLGMVTAAEGKPAAKPDATAIKQLIDELGADEFSAREAATEQLARIGLPAYKAVEDAVQHPDREVRYRAERILGRIRQLDLQRRLDSFLRGSEESDDYTLPGWARFKKVYGDDTHSRAVFVDLTKADAELLQAIENSPKAAADVAATRVTQYQQLAQMQQFGGNAGLQLNFGQIATLLFVAGEEDVTLNQQSSQAVFNFCNQQGMADAISNGSRREIPRQMLVRVIVRSEDWAAYQAMSLARRFSMKEGLIPAEKILKGNRQPHMAYYALATIAAMGNDSHIPLVEKLLTDQNVVTQMHEKDKVIYKIEVRDAALATALFLTKQDLKSYFPVREGQTVGDPQQVLTNPRIIGFAEEAKRAETFKKWAEYRAKNPGAAPAKEDGAKNDGKEAPAGDTAAKEAAAKAEADVATAAVAKEAAAKAEAAKKEAAAKKGAAPAVPMNAVPRTR from the coding sequence ATGAAATCCGCACGCCCATTTCGTTGGTTTACCGTTGCTTCCTTTCTTTCGCTGGTTGTGCTGCCCCTTGGCATGGTCACAGCCGCGGAAGGAAAACCCGCGGCCAAGCCCGACGCCACGGCAATCAAGCAATTGATCGACGAACTGGGTGCCGATGAATTCTCGGCGCGCGAAGCGGCCACCGAGCAACTGGCCCGTATCGGTTTGCCCGCCTACAAGGCGGTGGAAGATGCGGTCCAACATCCCGATCGCGAAGTTCGCTATCGGGCTGAACGGATTCTGGGGCGCATTCGCCAGCTCGACTTGCAGCGGCGGCTCGATAGTTTTCTCCGCGGCAGTGAAGAGAGCGACGATTACACGTTGCCCGGTTGGGCTCGCTTTAAGAAGGTCTATGGCGATGACACGCATTCGCGCGCGGTTTTTGTCGACCTGACCAAAGCCGATGCGGAGTTACTGCAAGCGATTGAGAACAGCCCCAAGGCAGCGGCGGATGTTGCCGCCACTCGAGTCACGCAATATCAGCAGCTGGCTCAAATGCAGCAGTTTGGTGGCAATGCGGGCCTGCAACTCAACTTCGGCCAGATCGCCACGCTCCTGTTCGTTGCCGGCGAAGAAGACGTCACGCTCAATCAGCAATCGTCGCAAGCGGTATTCAACTTTTGCAACCAGCAGGGCATGGCCGACGCCATCAGCAATGGCAGCCGGCGCGAAATTCCCCGCCAGATGCTCGTCCGTGTGATTGTCCGCAGCGAAGACTGGGCCGCTTACCAGGCCATGTCGCTGGCCCGTCGCTTTAGCATGAAGGAAGGGCTGATTCCGGCCGAGAAAATTTTGAAGGGGAATCGCCAGCCGCACATGGCGTACTATGCGCTGGCCACCATCGCCGCGATGGGCAACGACTCACACATTCCGCTGGTCGAAAAGCTGCTTACCGATCAAAACGTCGTCACGCAGATGCACGAGAAGGACAAGGTCATTTACAAGATCGAAGTCCGCGATGCCGCCCTCGCCACGGCTCTCTTCCTGACTAAGCAAGACCTGAAGAGCTACTTTCCCGTTCGCGAAGGGCAGACCGTGGGGGATCCGCAGCAAGTGCTGACGAATCCACGGATCATCGGCTTTGCTGAAGAAGCCAAACGGGCAGAAACGTTTAAGAAGTGGGCCGAATACCGGGCGAAGAACCCAGGGGCGGCTCCCGCCAAAGAAGACGGCGCAAAGAACGACGGCAAAGAAGCCCCGGCCGGTGACACTGCTGCCAAGGAGGCCGCCGCCAAGGCCGAAGCCGATGTGGCCACTGCTGCCGTCGCGAAAGAAGCTGCCGCCAAAGCAGAGGCCGCGAAGAAGGAAGCAGCTGCCAAGAAGGGGGCTGCTCCTGCTGTGCCAATGAATGCCGTTCCGCGAACTCGGTAA
- a CDS encoding adenylate kinase has translation MLIVFIGPPGAGKGTQSKRLLEYLQIPHLSTGELLRGKQASPLGRLAAQYMDKGQLVPDPIVLSMVGEELDKPAFCRGCMFDGFPRTIQQAKSLDDSLRQRGTPLDIVLELRADEAELVSRMLRRATAENRPDDTPETIGRRMEVYHRQTSPLLDYYRHQGLLTTIDAMRSADEVFDSIRDAVDKKKANRHQAVSQVSAS, from the coding sequence ATGCTGATCGTGTTCATCGGCCCGCCTGGTGCCGGCAAAGGTACACAGTCGAAACGACTGCTCGAGTATCTGCAGATTCCGCACCTGTCGACGGGGGAACTGCTCCGTGGCAAGCAAGCGTCGCCACTGGGCCGCCTGGCAGCCCAATACATGGACAAGGGGCAGCTCGTTCCTGATCCCATTGTGCTGAGCATGGTGGGCGAAGAACTCGACAAGCCCGCCTTTTGCCGCGGCTGCATGTTCGACGGCTTTCCGCGCACCATTCAGCAGGCGAAATCGCTGGATGATTCGCTGCGCCAGCGGGGCACGCCGCTCGATATTGTGCTTGAGCTGCGGGCCGATGAGGCCGAACTGGTCAGTCGCATGCTCCGGCGCGCGACAGCCGAGAATCGCCCGGATGATACGCCAGAAACCATCGGTCGCCGGATGGAAGTCTATCATCGTCAGACTTCGCCGCTGCTCGATTATTACCGCCATCAAGGGCTCCTCACCACGATCGACGCCATGCGTTCGGCCGACGAGGTGTTCGACAGCATTCGCGATGCTGTGGACAAAAAAAAAGCTAACCGCCATCAAGCCGTCAGCCAGGTTTCGGCCTCGTAA
- the secY gene encoding preprotein translocase subunit SecY: MWEKFRAIFTIPELRQKIFFTLILLAVFRVGYQIPLPFVDQVEMAKRTAQQSDSPLGNLLAKVAVFSASDLRQMTILGLGIMPYISASIILQLLGSVYKPLEELRKEGETGRKKINEYTRYLTIAICIIQSIFYLQSMVRQGTSNSVPIFDSFMVSTGAGAHLAPAWFFTSLLIMTCGTMFVMWIGEQIDEFGIGNGISLLIMAGILAQMPLAMRRFFSTMKWQLVGSDASGQVGVDHLVILMFLFVIVVMGVCFITLGQRQIPTQSAKHVRGRRVYGGSRQYLPLKLNQSGVMPIIFASSMLMLPAFLLQFLASSLDSAAPGFAGSIKYLGDALSSGTSFIYNLLYVALIYFFSYFWMAITFNPKEMAENLKDFGTFIPGYRPGRRTAEHLEKVMVRITYVGAAFLSLVAIVPTIISSSLGVDAGIASFYGGTGLLIAVSVAFDLIQKIDSHLVMRDYRGLLEA, translated from the coding sequence ATGTGGGAGAAATTCCGAGCAATCTTCACCATTCCTGAACTACGACAGAAGATCTTCTTCACGTTGATCTTATTGGCCGTGTTTCGGGTCGGCTATCAGATTCCGCTGCCATTCGTCGATCAGGTCGAGATGGCCAAGCGGACAGCGCAACAAAGCGATAGCCCGCTGGGGAATCTGCTTGCCAAGGTTGCGGTGTTTAGTGCATCCGACTTGCGCCAGATGACAATTCTGGGCCTCGGCATCATGCCGTACATTTCGGCTTCGATTATTTTGCAGTTGCTCGGCAGTGTCTATAAGCCGCTGGAAGAGCTGCGCAAAGAAGGCGAAACCGGCCGGAAAAAGATCAACGAGTACACGCGCTATCTAACGATCGCGATCTGCATTATTCAGAGCATTTTCTACCTGCAGAGCATGGTGAGGCAGGGGACAAGTAACTCCGTTCCCATTTTCGACAGCTTCATGGTTTCGACCGGTGCGGGGGCCCACCTGGCTCCAGCCTGGTTCTTTACCTCGCTGTTGATTATGACCTGCGGCACGATGTTTGTAATGTGGATCGGCGAGCAAATCGACGAGTTTGGCATCGGCAACGGTATTAGCTTGCTGATCATGGCCGGCATTCTGGCTCAAATGCCGCTGGCCATGCGTCGCTTTTTCAGCACTATGAAGTGGCAGCTCGTTGGTTCGGATGCTTCTGGTCAGGTGGGTGTCGATCACTTAGTCATCTTGATGTTTTTGTTCGTCATCGTGGTGATGGGCGTCTGCTTCATCACGCTCGGTCAGCGACAAATTCCGACGCAAAGTGCCAAGCATGTGCGCGGTCGCCGTGTGTATGGTGGATCCCGTCAGTACTTGCCGCTCAAGCTCAATCAATCGGGCGTGATGCCGATTATCTTCGCCAGCAGCATGCTCATGCTGCCCGCGTTCCTGCTCCAGTTTTTGGCTTCGTCGCTCGATTCGGCAGCTCCTGGGTTTGCCGGCTCGATCAAGTATCTGGGCGATGCGCTCAGCAGCGGCACCTCGTTCATCTATAACCTGCTATACGTCGCCCTGATTTACTTCTTCAGCTACTTCTGGATGGCGATTACCTTCAATCCGAAGGAAATGGCCGAGAACCTGAAGGACTTCGGCACGTTCATTCCCGGTTATCGCCCCGGCCGACGAACAGCCGAGCACTTAGAAAAGGTGATGGTCCGCATTACCTACGTCGGTGCTGCGTTTCTTTCTTTGGTTGCGATTGTGCCCACGATTATTTCGAGTTCACTGGGTGTCGATGCAGGCATCGCGAGCTTTTACGGCGGTACGGGCTTGCTGATTGCGGTGAGTGTGGCATTCGATTTGATTCAGAAGATCGATAGCCATCTGGTGATGCGTGATTATCGTGGTTTGCTGGAAGCGTGA
- the rplO gene encoding 50S ribosomal protein L15: protein MSLHEVNQGIHKHKKTMRIGRGVGSGKGKTSGKGHKGQLARAGWKGLSIFQGGGSPLVRRVPKRGFTNSFALTIANVNISEFQDLFEAGEEVSIETLQGKGLLKKRFDLLKVLGNGELTKKLNVSAHRFSEAAKEKIEKAGGTATVVPGRTPVAEKQAATRAAKKADPKNAGKKSGAKKS, encoded by the coding sequence ATGAGTTTGCACGAAGTTAATCAAGGCATCCACAAACACAAGAAGACGATGCGGATCGGCCGCGGTGTGGGCTCGGGCAAGGGCAAGACATCGGGCAAGGGTCACAAGGGCCAGTTGGCCCGCGCCGGTTGGAAGGGTCTATCGATCTTTCAAGGTGGTGGTAGCCCGCTCGTTCGCCGCGTTCCCAAGCGTGGTTTCACCAATTCATTCGCCTTGACGATTGCCAACGTTAACATCAGCGAGTTCCAAGATTTGTTCGAGGCGGGCGAAGAAGTCTCCATCGAAACGCTGCAGGGCAAAGGCTTGCTCAAGAAGCGGTTCGACCTTTTAAAGGTGCTCGGTAACGGTGAACTGACCAAGAAGCTCAACGTTTCGGCCCACCGCTTCAGCGAAGCGGCCAAGGAAAAGATCGAAAAGGCTGGGGGTACGGCTACGGTTGTTCCCGGTCGCACTCCGGTTGCTGAAAAGCAGGCTGCCACTCGGGCCGCGAAGAAGGCGGATCCGAAGAATGCCGGTAAGAAATCGGGTGCTAAGAAGTCCTAA
- the rpsE gene encoding 30S ribosomal protein S5 produces MAAQQSDGGRRNSNASNESNRGEFIDKTVQIKRCAAVVKGGRRFSFAAMVVVGDGRGRVGWGYGKANEVPPAVEKGQKQATRSLVSVPLINDTIPHAVRAKFGSADVLLMPAGAGTGVIAGAAVRSVCEAAGIKNIITKSMGTSNQITVVKAAIKALKQLRTIQDTERLRGVTLS; encoded by the coding sequence ATGGCAGCACAACAGTCCGACGGCGGTCGGAGAAATTCGAACGCCTCTAACGAATCGAATCGCGGCGAATTCATCGATAAGACCGTCCAGATCAAGCGGTGCGCCGCAGTGGTCAAGGGTGGTCGTCGCTTTAGTTTTGCCGCGATGGTCGTTGTCGGCGATGGCCGCGGTCGCGTGGGTTGGGGCTATGGCAAAGCCAACGAAGTTCCACCCGCCGTCGAAAAAGGTCAGAAGCAGGCCACGCGCAGTCTGGTCAGCGTGCCGTTGATTAACGACACCATTCCGCACGCCGTGCGAGCCAAGTTCGGTTCGGCCGACGTGCTGCTGATGCCGGCCGGTGCTGGTACGGGCGTAATCGCCGGAGCCGCTGTTCGCTCGGTTTGCGAAGCCGCAGGCATTAAGAACATCATTACGAAGAGCATGGGCACCAGCAACCAGATCACCGTCGTCAAAGCGGCCATCAAGGCGCTGAAGCAACTGCGCACGATCCAAGATACGGAACGCTTGCGGGGAGTTACCTTGTCATGA
- the rplR gene encoding 50S ribosomal protein L18 — MDKQRTLGGRRVRRSFRVRKKFGHGAERPRLSINRSHKNLAVQIIDDSTGQTLVSASTIDKDLRSEIKYGGNKEAAIKLGKIIAERAIAKGIKEVAFDRGHLRYHGRVASLADAAREGGLSF; from the coding sequence ATGGACAAGCAACGAACACTGGGTGGACGCCGCGTACGACGGTCGTTCCGCGTGCGGAAGAAATTCGGCCATGGTGCCGAACGCCCCCGTCTGTCGATCAATCGCAGCCATAAGAACCTGGCCGTGCAGATCATCGACGACTCGACTGGCCAGACCCTGGTTTCGGCCAGCACCATCGACAAGGATTTACGCTCCGAGATCAAGTACGGCGGCAATAAAGAAGCGGCGATCAAGTTGGGCAAGATCATTGCCGAGCGAGCCATCGCCAAGGGAATCAAAGAGGTCGCCTTCGACCGCGGTCATTTGCGTTATCATGGCCGGGTAGCATCGCTGGCCGATGCTGCACGTGAAGGCGGTTTGAGCTTCTAG
- the rplF gene encoding 50S ribosomal protein L6 gives MSRIGNKPIAIIDGVKVSVSGRQVNVEGPKGKLSWEHRPEVSVTVDAGGKQIVVARQNDEREARSFHGLTRALINNMIFGVKNGYEKRLEIIGVGYQATLKGKVLAMRVGYANELQRQVPEGLTVTCPDATHVVIQGADKQKVGQFAAELRQLRKPEPYKGKGVRYQGEQIKLKPGKAASK, from the coding sequence ATGTCTCGAATCGGAAATAAGCCAATCGCCATCATCGACGGCGTTAAGGTCTCGGTGTCTGGCCGCCAGGTCAACGTCGAAGGGCCTAAGGGCAAGCTCAGCTGGGAACACCGGCCGGAAGTTTCGGTCACGGTCGATGCCGGTGGCAAGCAAATTGTCGTCGCTCGCCAAAACGATGAGCGCGAAGCTCGGTCGTTTCACGGCCTGACCCGCGCGCTGATTAACAATATGATCTTCGGCGTGAAGAACGGCTACGAAAAAAGGCTCGAGATCATCGGCGTCGGTTATCAGGCCACGCTCAAGGGCAAGGTATTGGCCATGCGTGTTGGCTATGCCAATGAATTGCAACGGCAGGTTCCCGAAGGTCTCACCGTCACTTGCCCGGATGCCACTCACGTGGTGATTCAGGGTGCCGACAAGCAAAAGGTTGGTCAGTTCGCTGCCGAGTTGCGTCAACTCCGTAAGCCAGAACCATACAAGGGCAAGGGTGTCCGTTACCAAGGCGAGCAGATCAAGCTCAAGCCAGGTAAGGCCGCTTCGAAGTAA
- the rpsH gene encoding 30S ribosomal protein S8, whose translation MLTDPIADMLTRIRNAVSVERPHVDVPLSLVKRGLADVLKREGYIWDWQVVELDPVHQIRLELKYGPNGEHVIQHIKRVSSPGRRVFRRAKELRPVLNGQGITILSTSGGVVSDREARQRNIGGEVLCEIW comes from the coding sequence ATGTTGACTGACCCAATCGCAGATATGTTGACTCGCATCCGGAACGCCGTCTCGGTAGAGCGGCCTCACGTAGATGTGCCCCTATCCTTGGTGAAGCGAGGCTTGGCCGATGTGCTCAAGCGCGAAGGCTACATCTGGGACTGGCAGGTAGTCGAATTGGATCCCGTACATCAGATCCGCCTGGAACTGAAGTACGGTCCTAACGGCGAGCATGTCATTCAGCACATTAAACGGGTGAGCTCACCCGGCCGACGAGTGTTTCGTCGGGCCAAGGAGCTGCGCCCCGTGTTGAACGGACAAGGGATTACGATTCTGAGCACCAGCGGCGGTGTCGTCAGCGATCGCGAAGCTCGGCAGCGGAACATCGGCGGTGAAGTGCTGTGCGAAATCTGGTAG
- a CDS encoding type Z 30S ribosomal protein S14: MASKSKIAKAKQAPKFPTRFKRRCQMCGRPRAVYRKFGICRICFRKLADSGLIPGVRKASW; this comes from the coding sequence GTGGCAAGCAAATCGAAGATTGCCAAAGCCAAGCAAGCACCGAAGTTTCCAACTCGGTTCAAGCGGCGTTGTCAAATGTGCGGTCGCCCGCGGGCCGTGTATCGGAAGTTCGGCATCTGTCGTATTTGTTTTCGTAAGCTCGCGGACTCGGGGTTGATTCCCGGCGTTCGTAAGGCCAGTTGGTAA
- the rplE gene encoding 50S ribosomal protein L5 has protein sequence MHTKYLKEALPALAEKLGRSNPMSLPKLEKIVVNMGVGIATQEKKHLETAVEAMGLITGQKPIITKSRKAISAFKLREDMPIGCKVTLRGRKMYEFFDRLVSIALPRVRDFRGVSRKAFDGNGSYSMGLAEQLVFPELNPDKFLRVQGMNITFVVRNASDDESRELLKIMGIPFQAEVAPKK, from the coding sequence CTGCATACCAAGTATCTCAAGGAGGCGCTCCCCGCGCTGGCCGAGAAACTGGGTCGCAGCAATCCGATGTCTTTGCCCAAGTTGGAAAAGATTGTCGTGAATATGGGTGTCGGCATTGCGACACAAGAAAAGAAGCACCTCGAGACTGCGGTCGAAGCGATGGGTTTGATCACCGGCCAAAAGCCGATCATCACCAAGTCGCGGAAGGCCATCTCGGCGTTCAAGCTTCGCGAAGATATGCCGATCGGCTGCAAGGTTACCCTGCGTGGCCGGAAGATGTACGAATTTTTTGATCGCTTGGTTTCGATCGCCCTGCCTCGCGTCCGCGACTTTCGCGGTGTGAGCCGTAAGGCGTTCGACGGCAATGGCAGCTATAGCATGGGCCTGGCCGAGCAATTGGTGTTTCCGGAGTTGAATCCGGACAAGTTCCTGCGAGTGCAGGGGATGAACATTACGTTCGTAGTTCGCAACGCTTCGGATGACGAATCGCGCGAGTTGCTAAAGATTATGGGCATTCCGTTCCAAGCGGAAGTTGCACCGAAGAAGTAA
- the rplX gene encoding 50S ribosomal protein L24, producing the protein MHIRTNDIVQVIAGDEKDVKGKVLHIDREAGRITVEGVNRVYKHVRRSQRNPQGGRLSKEMPVQISNVLLVCPKCNKGVRTGVKVLENGTKQRVCRKCDASLGDISKSKKTAAAK; encoded by the coding sequence ATGCACATTCGAACCAACGATATCGTACAAGTCATCGCCGGCGACGAGAAAGACGTCAAAGGTAAGGTCCTGCACATCGACCGCGAAGCGGGCCGGATTACGGTGGAGGGCGTGAATCGTGTTTACAAGCACGTTCGCCGCAGCCAACGGAACCCACAAGGTGGTCGCCTCTCGAAAGAGATGCCCGTTCAGATTTCGAATGTTCTGCTGGTTTGCCCCAAGTGCAACAAGGGCGTGCGAACTGGCGTGAAGGTGCTGGAGAACGGTACCAAGCAGCGGGTTTGTCGCAAGTGCGACGCTTCGCTCGGTGATATTTCCAAGTCCAAGAAGACGGCCGCGGCCAAGTAG
- the rplN gene encoding 50S ribosomal protein L14, whose amino-acid sequence MIQQETRLAVADNTGAKEVMCIKVLGGSKKRTAGIGDIIICSVKSVIAGSEIKKKAVVRGVVVRTKSPNRRADGSYVKFDSNAVVLIDADNNPRGTRIFGAVARELREMSFMKIVSLASEVV is encoded by the coding sequence ATGATTCAACAAGAAACCAGACTGGCGGTTGCCGACAACACGGGCGCCAAAGAGGTGATGTGCATCAAGGTGCTGGGTGGTTCGAAGAAGCGAACCGCTGGCATCGGCGACATCATCATTTGTAGCGTGAAGAGCGTGATCGCCGGCAGCGAAATCAAGAAGAAGGCTGTGGTGCGTGGTGTGGTGGTGCGGACCAAGAGCCCGAATCGCCGAGCGGATGGCAGTTATGTCAAGTTTGATAGCAATGCCGTGGTGCTGATCGACGCAGATAACAATCCGCGTGGAACTCGCATCTTCGGAGCTGTCGCTCGCGAGCTGCGTGAAATGAGCTTCATGAAGATCGTCAGCCTGGCGAGTGAGGTGGTCTAA
- the rpsQ gene encoding 30S ribosomal protein S17, which translates to MPKRLLIGKVTRDKSSTTRRVEVPRLVMHEVYGKTMRRRTICYAHDADGISHNGDTVEIEESRPLSKLKRWVLKRVISQATASTTAPAVDTPTT; encoded by the coding sequence ATGCCTAAGCGTTTATTGATCGGTAAAGTGACTCGCGATAAGTCCTCGACGACTCGTCGCGTGGAAGTTCCTCGTCTGGTAATGCACGAAGTCTACGGCAAGACCATGCGACGACGAACGATTTGCTACGCTCACGACGCGGACGGCATCTCGCACAATGGCGACACGGTGGAGATTGAAGAATCTCGTCCGCTGTCCAAACTCAAGCGGTGGGTGCTCAAGCGAGTGATCAGTCAGGCAACTGCCTCGACGACCGCTCCAGCTGTTGATACTCCCACCACATAG
- the rpmC gene encoding 50S ribosomal protein L29, with amino-acid sequence MKAAELRQMSDEQLRLTIEETEKSLFKLRMQASTERLDVPSELRRQRRLIARVKTIQSQRQIATVAK; translated from the coding sequence ATGAAAGCTGCGGAACTGCGACAGATGAGCGATGAGCAATTGCGGCTCACCATCGAAGAAACCGAGAAGTCACTGTTCAAGCTGCGGATGCAAGCTTCGACCGAGCGGTTGGACGTTCCTAGCGAACTCCGTCGGCAGCGCCGGCTGATTGCTCGCGTCAAGACGATCCAGTCACAGCGGCAAATTGCCACGGTAGCCAAGTAA
- the rplP gene encoding 50S ribosomal protein L16, with product MALMPKRVKHRKSQRGRIKGKATRGNRVVFGDFGLQATMGGWIKATTIESGRIAAQQYIRGEGRLYIRIFPHKSVTSRPLETRMGKGKGEPDHWVAVVKEGTVLFELAGVTEAQAKLCFARLAHKMPIPCRMVRRRPA from the coding sequence ATGGCCCTGATGCCCAAGCGAGTGAAGCACCGAAAAAGCCAAAGAGGACGTATAAAAGGTAAGGCCACTCGTGGCAACCGCGTCGTATTTGGTGATTTCGGACTGCAGGCAACGATGGGTGGCTGGATCAAGGCCACCACGATCGAGTCCGGGCGTATTGCTGCCCAGCAATACATCCGCGGCGAAGGTCGGCTGTATATCCGCATCTTCCCACACAAGTCGGTGACGTCTCGACCGCTCGAAACCCGCATGGGTAAGGGTAAGGGCGAACCGGATCACTGGGTTGCCGTGGTGAAGGAAGGTACTGTGTTGTTTGAATTGGCCGGTGTGACTGAGGCTCAAGCCAAGCTCTGCTTCGCTCGCCTTGCCCACAAGATGCCGATTCCATGCCGCATGGTTCGCCGTCGGCCCGCCTAG
- the rpsC gene encoding 30S ribosomal protein S3 produces MGQKVNPVAFRVGIMIGWKSRWYASKKEFSQLLLEDSKIRKFIKNHPRREYKSAGIDRIEVERTRDEVKVVLHVARPGLIIGKKGQEVEILQEELQNLTGRRVNLKIEEIARPEIMAQLIAEEIAQQLAKRASFRRTIKRAIESVMDSGARGVKIQLAGRLGGAEMARCEKASAGSLPLSTLRAKIDYGFTEAATAQGNIGVQVWVNQGMHEGDATNGPDAQASEAPKKPKRTYKR; encoded by the coding sequence ATGGGTCAAAAAGTGAATCCGGTCGCCTTTCGCGTCGGGATCATGATCGGCTGGAAGAGTCGCTGGTATGCTTCGAAGAAGGAGTTCTCGCAACTTCTGCTCGAAGACTCCAAGATTCGCAAGTTCATCAAGAACCATCCACGTCGCGAATACAAAAGCGCCGGTATCGACCGCATCGAAGTCGAGCGGACACGTGACGAAGTCAAGGTCGTCCTGCACGTCGCTCGACCAGGTTTGATCATTGGTAAGAAGGGGCAGGAGGTCGAGATTCTGCAGGAAGAACTGCAAAACCTCACCGGCCGCCGCGTCAATTTGAAGATTGAAGAAATTGCTCGTCCGGAAATAATGGCTCAGCTGATTGCTGAGGAAATCGCTCAGCAATTAGCCAAGCGGGCCAGTTTTCGCCGGACCATTAAGCGAGCGATTGAATCCGTTATGGATTCGGGTGCTCGGGGTGTGAAGATTCAACTGGCCGGCCGACTTGGCGGGGCAGAAATGGCGCGCTGCGAAAAGGCTTCGGCTGGTTCGCTGCCGCTCAGCACGTTGCGAGCGAAGATCGATTACGGCTTTACCGAGGCCGCCACCGCCCAGGGCAACATCGGCGTACAGGTCTGGGTGAATCAAGGAATGCACGAGGGAGACGCGACAAATGGCCCTGATGCCCAAGCGAGTGAAGCACCGAAAAAGCCAAAGAGGACGTATAAAAGGTAA
- the rplV gene encoding 50S ribosomal protein L22 encodes MAYKASHRFSRISARKVRPLATMIRGKFADEALDILKFQPDRGARLLEKVLKSALGNAQDPEQNPGKTVRVEQLVVTDARVDGGPMFKRIRPVSRGMAYMIKRRSAHISVALEEISEL; translated from the coding sequence ATGGCATACAAAGCATCGCATCGATTCAGCCGGATCAGCGCCCGCAAGGTGCGCCCGCTCGCCACGATGATTCGTGGCAAGTTCGCTGACGAAGCGCTCGACATTTTGAAGTTTCAGCCCGATCGTGGTGCTCGCTTGCTCGAGAAGGTGCTGAAGAGCGCCCTCGGCAATGCTCAAGACCCCGAACAAAACCCGGGCAAGACGGTTCGCGTCGAACAGTTGGTCGTAACCGATGCACGGGTCGATGGCGGCCCGATGTTCAAGCGGATTCGCCCTGTGTCGCGCGGCATGGCCTACATGATCAAGCGGCGTTCGGCTCATATTTCTGTGGCACTCGAGGAAATCTCCGAGTTGTAA
- the rpsS gene encoding 30S ribosomal protein S19 has product MGRSSKKGPYVDPNVYKKVQAQLGGGSKEPIKTWARACTIVPEFVGLTFMVHNGKAHLKVFVSEEMVGHRLGEFAPTRTFKGHGGKTKK; this is encoded by the coding sequence ATGGGCCGTTCCAGCAAAAAGGGGCCGTACGTCGACCCCAACGTGTACAAGAAGGTGCAAGCTCAATTGGGCGGCGGTTCGAAGGAGCCGATCAAGACTTGGGCTCGTGCTTGCACGATTGTGCCTGAGTTCGTCGGTTTGACCTTCATGGTTCATAACGGCAAGGCTCACTTGAAGGTGTTCGTTTCGGAAGAAATGGTCGGCCATCGCTTGGGGGAATTTGCTCCAACTCGGACGTTCAAGGGACACGGCGGCAAGACCAAGAAGTAA